The following coding sequences are from one Diprion similis isolate iyDipSimi1 chromosome 9, iyDipSimi1.1, whole genome shotgun sequence window:
- the LOC124410412 gene encoding venom carboxylesterase-6-like has product MKLSSTLAIFLAVFFGCHSSLSAKVEESFPRVVTPLGTIEGYYKVSSNGSRLEAYEGIPYAKPPIGESRFRVASRLSPWTGVLKAKRFGLPCLQYNHFPMDPANKVEGSEDCLYMNVYAADRSDRHFRRAAESANLLPVIVYIHGGAFQFGSAMTYGPNYLLNRDIVLVTFNYRLGPLGFLSTEDATVPGNMGLKDQVIALRWVADNVQSFGGDPARITIVGHSAGGASVHYHYLTNLTSGLFKGGISLSGTALDCWTQTEGALVKAKKLASIVGCPSRDVQDMVDCLRSRPGYQIVQAVGEFMPWLYNPYSPFGPVVEKGGSEFTFIDKSPIEIINSGQVQDVPWITGITSEEGLYPAADFVASEKLLRDLNNDWESIAPHLLDFNYTVPKSEHSNVARLIKQHYLGTRPIEKSTVKEIVQMIGDRLFVYDGIEAARLQARVNQSPVRFYYFTYRGAHSLSEAMSGSTDDFGVSHADDVAYVLDASSALFNSSTTPQDRDMQKELINIWVSYATEGVPNIGIEWPEVSRSTDKFSYLHIGGPKEIAVRDGPSFGEERFWHGIDLRENIMESKNYGKARRTEL; this is encoded by the exons ATGAAGCTCTCCTCGACATTGGCAATTTTCCTCGCGGTTTTTTTCGGCTGTCATTCAAGTCTCTCCGCAAAAGTCGAGGAATCATTCCCAAGAGTTGTTACACCGCTTGGAACGATAGAAGGGTATTACAAAGTATCGAGTAACGGTAGTCGTCTAGAAGCCTACGAAGGTATACCTTACGCCAAACCACCGATCGGCGAGTCGCGATTTCGG GTTGCTAGCCGTCTCTCGCCATGGACCGGCGTTTTGAAGGCGAAACGGTTTGGGCTGCCTTGTTTGCAGTACAATCACTTTCCGATGGATCCTGCCAACAAGGTCGAAGGCTCCGAGGATTGCCTTTACATGAATGTTTACGCGGCGGATCGATCTGATCGCCACTTCAGGAGAGCTGCAGAATCAGCCAATTTACTACCGGTTATTGTCTACATTCATGGAGGCGCGTTTCAATTCGGGAGTGCGATGACTTACGGGCCAAACTACTTGCTCAACAGAGACATTGTTCTTGTCACGTTTAATTACAGGCTTGGACCACTGG GTTTTCTGAGTACGGAGGACGCGACAGTCCCCGGGAACATGGGTCTCAAGGATCAAGTGATTGCCTTGCGTTGGGTTGCGGACAACGTTCAGTCCTTCGGCGGGGATCCGGCAAGGATTACCATCGTAGGGCATAGTGCTGGGGGGGCTAGTGTACACTATCATTACTTGACGAATCTCACCTCAGGCTTGTTCAAAG GCGGAATTTCGCTGAGCGGCACAGCGTTGGATTGCTGGACGCAGACGGAAGGAGCTCTGGTTAAGGCGAAAAAACTGGCATCTATCGTAGGGTGTCCGTCAAGAGATGTCCAAGACATGGTGGATTGTTTGAGAAGTCGCCCCGGATATCAGATCGTGCAAGCCGTTGGAGAGTTTATG CCGTGGCTCTACAACCCTTATTCTCCCTTTGGACCAGTGGTCGAGAAAGGCGGCAGCGAGTTTACGTTCATCGATAAGTCTcccattgaaataataaattctggTCAAGTGCAGGACGTTCCATGGATCACGGGTATCACAAGCGAGGAAGGCCTCTATCCAGCTGCTG ATTTTGTGGCCAGCGAGAAGCTTCTCAGAGACCTGAATAATGATTGGGAATCGATCGCGCCGCACCTACTCGATTTCAATTACACCGTACCGAAAAGCGAACACTCCAATGTTGCAAGATTGATAAAGCAACACTACTTGGGAACAAGACCAATCGAGAAATCCACCGTCAAGGAAATCGTGCAAATGATTGGTGATCGTCTATTTGTCTACGATGGTATCGAGGCTGCGAGACTTCAAGCTCGGGTCAATCAAAGTCCCGtgcgattttattatttcacataTAGAGGGGCCCACAGTCTGAGCGAAGCAATGAGCGGCAGTACGGATGATTTTG GTGTCAGTCACGCGGATGACGTTGCGTATGTTTTGGATGCCTCATCGGCATTGTTTAATTCATCGACAACGCCGCAAGACCGAGACATGCAAAAGGAGTTGATTAATATCTGGGTGTCGTATGCAACAGAAGG CGTTCCAAATATCGGTATTGAATGGCCTGAGGTAAGCAGATCCACGGATAAATTTTCCTATCTGCACATCGGAGGGCCGAAAGAAATTGCTGTAAGGGATGGGCCCAGCTTTGGAGAGGAGAGATTTTGGCATGGTATCGATTTACGCGAAAATATTATGGAATCGAAGAACTACGGCAAGGCCAGGAGAACTGAGTTGTAA
- the LOC124410522 gene encoding venom carboxylesterase-6-like: MKLSSTLAIFLAVFFGCHSSLSAKVEESFPRVVTPLGTIEGYYKVSSNGSRLEAYEGIPYAKPPIGESRFRVASRLSPWSGVLKAKRFGLPCLQYNQFPMDPANKVEGSEDCLYMNVYAADRSDRHFRRAAESANLLPVIVYIHGGAFQFGSAMTYGPNYLLNRDIVLVTFNYRLGPLGFLSTEDATVPGNMGLKDQVIALRWVADNVQSFGGDPARITIVGHSAGGASVHYHYLTNLTSGLFKGGISLSGTALDCWTQAEGALDKVKKLASIVGCPSRDVQDMVDCLRSRPGYQIVQAVGEFMPWRYNPFTPFGPVVEKGGSEFTFIDRSPIEIINSGQVQDVPWITGITSEEGLYPAADFVASEKLLRDLNNDWESIAPHLLDFNYTVPKSEHSNVARLIKQHYLGTRPIEKSTVKEIVQMISDRLFVYDGIQAARLQARVNQSPVRFYYFTYRGAHSVSEAISGSTDDFGVSHADDVAYVLDTSSALFNSSTTPQDRDMQKELINIWVSYATEGVPNIGVEWPEVSRSTDKFSYLHIGGPKEIAVRDGPSFGEERFWHGIDLRENIMESKNYGKARRTEL; the protein is encoded by the exons ATGAAGCTCTCCTCGACATTGGCAATTTTCCTCGCGGTTTTTTTCGGCTGTCATTCAAGTCTCTCCGCAAAAGTCGAGGAATCATTCCCAAGAGTTGTTACACCGCTTGGAACGATAGAAGGGTATTACAAAGTATCGAGTAACGGTAGTCGTCTAGAAGCCTACGAAGGTATACCTTACGCCAAACCACCGATCGGCGAGTCGCGATTTCGG GTCGCTAGCCGTCTCTCGCCATGGTCCGGCGTTTTGAAGGCGAAACGGTTTGGGCTGCCCTGTTTGCAGTACAATCAATTCCCGATGGATCCTGCCAACAAGGTCGAAGGCTCCGAGGATTGCCTTTACATGAATGTTTACGCGGCGGATCGATCTGATCGCCACTTCAGGAGAGCTGCAGAATCAGCCAATTTACTACCGGTTATTGTCTACATTCATGGAGGCGCGTTTCAATTCGGGAGTGCGATGACTTACGGGCCAAACTACTTGCTCAACAGAGACATTGTTCTTGTCACGTTTAATTACAGGCTTGGACCACTGG GTTTTCTGAGTACGGAGGACGCGACAGTCCCCGGGAACATGGGTCTCAAGGATCAAGTAATTGCCTTGCGTTGGGTTGCGGACAACGTTCAGTCCTTCGGCGGGGATCCGGCAAGGATTACCATCGTAGGGCATAGTGCTGGGGGGGCTAGCGTACATTATCACTACTTAACGAATCTCACCTCAGGCTTGTTCAAAG GCGGAATTTCGCTTAGCGGTACAGCGTTGGATTGCTGGACGCAGGCGGAAGGAGCTCTGGATAAGGTGAAAAAACTGGCATCTATCGTAGGGTGTCCATCAAGAGATGTCCAAGACATGGTGGATTGTTTGAGAAGTCGCCCCGGATATCAGATCGTGCAAGCCGTTGGAGAGTTTATG CCGTGGCGCTACAACCCTTTTACTCCCTTTGGACCAGTGGTCGAGAAAGGCGGCAGCGAGTTTACGTTCATCGATCGATCTcccattgaaataataaattctggCCAAGTGCAGGACGTTCCTTGGATCACGGGTATCACAAGCGAGGAAGGCCTCTATCCAGCTGCTG ATTTTGTGGCCAGCGAGAAACTTCTCAGAGACCTGAATAATGATTGGGAATCGATCGCGCCGCACCTACTCGATTTCAATTACACCGTACCAAAAAGCGAACACTCCAATGTTGCAAGATTGATAAAGCAACACTACTTGGGAACAAGACCAATCGAGAAATCCACCGTCAAGGAAATCGTGCAAATGATTAGTGATCGTTTATTTGTCTACGATGGTATCCAGGCAGCGAGACTTCAAGCTCGGGTCAATCAGAGTCCCGtgcgattttattatttcacataTAGAGGGGCCCACAGCGTGAGCGAAGCAATCAGCGGCAGTACAGATGATTTTG GTGTCAGTCACGCGGATGACGTTGCGTATGTTTTGGATACCTCATCGGCATTGTTTAATTCATCGACAACGCCGCAAGACCGAGACATGCAAAAGGAGTTGATTAATATCTGGGTGTCGTATGCAACAGAAGG CGTTCCAAATATCGGTGTTGAATGGCCTGAGGTAAGCAGATCCACGGATAAATTTTCCTATCTGCACATCGGAGGGCCGAAAGAAATTGCTGTAAGGGATGGGCCCAGCTTTGGAGAGGAGAGATTTTGGCATGGTATCGATTTACGCGAAAATATTATGGAATCGAAGAACTACGGCAAGGCCAGGAGAACTGAGTTGTAA